One Triticum dicoccoides isolate Atlit2015 ecotype Zavitan chromosome 4B, WEW_v2.0, whole genome shotgun sequence genomic window carries:
- the LOC119293629 gene encoding replication protein A 32 kDa subunit B-like, with protein sequence MKGRFVGVMQNRRDLDSEIIFDFDDGTGRVKARIWTVESEFLRSMDTAKDGEYIVLNGGIRGGTHGVHIRVYPVRIATNYNDITHHFLSCIYVHLDLRKQARLRHADRDRREAASLLQSTVFQCIVAATLCLTLCFGSSIGLG encoded by the exons ATGAAGGGGCGTTTTGTTGGTGTGATGCAGAATCGTCGTGACTTGGACAGCGAAATTATCTTTGACTTCGACGACGGTACTGGCAGGGTTAAGGCCAGGATATG GACAGTGGAGTCGGAGTTCCTGCGTTCGATGGACACTGCTAA AGATGGTGAATATATTGTTTTGAATGGTGGTATCCGGGGTGGTACTCATGGCGTGCACATACGCGTATACCCCGTCAG GATTGCTACTAACTACAACGACATCACGCACCACTTCCTTTCTTGCATCTACGTTCACTTGGATCTGAGAAAGCAG GCTAGACTACGTCATGCAGATAGGGATCGGCGAGAGGCTGCTTCTTTGTTACAGAGCACTGTATTTCAGTGCATAGTAGCGGCAACTCTCTGTTTGACTCTGTGCTTCGGGTCTTCTATCGGCTTAGGATAA